The Candidatus Neomarinimicrobiota bacterium genome window below encodes:
- a CDS encoding aromatic ring-hydroxylating dioxygenase subunit alpha, which translates to MTTFKKTAETLPKGAHTLDRDYYVNPEILKKEYENLFLNNWICAGRSLDLAKNGQYKVINVDTESVIVLRDKNGDLKAHFNVCRHRGTRICKNETGQFSKSIQCGYHGWTYDLKGKLIGAPHMDAVDGFNKKDYPLHSVALAEWEGFIFINLSDEPKNFDSVFAPLKDRFNPWNISDLVVKETKEYIVKGNWKLVIQNYCECYHCPILHPELAAIHNYMGGQNDLHEGPFLGGYMDFYDDKDSITASGEMCCPPLDGVKNKNLNRVYYYAISPNMLLSLHPEYVMYHTVWPDGVDKCKVTCSWLFAKDVVDSGKFNTKDAIDFWDMTNKQDWYISELSQLGIQSKKYSPAPYSGQESLLAAFDKYYLSELNSEN; encoded by the coding sequence CAAAAAAACAGCTGAAACTTTACCTAAAGGCGCACACACTTTGGATCGGGATTATTACGTAAATCCGGAAATTCTCAAAAAAGAGTATGAAAACCTTTTCCTAAATAATTGGATTTGTGCGGGAAGATCATTGGACTTGGCCAAAAATGGCCAATACAAAGTGATCAATGTTGATACGGAAAGCGTCATTGTTCTGCGGGACAAGAATGGAGATTTGAAAGCCCACTTTAATGTTTGCAGACATCGTGGAACTCGTATTTGTAAAAATGAAACCGGCCAATTTTCTAAATCCATCCAATGTGGTTATCACGGTTGGACTTATGATTTGAAGGGGAAACTAATCGGCGCCCCACATATGGATGCGGTTGATGGATTTAATAAAAAAGATTACCCACTTCATTCCGTTGCTTTGGCGGAATGGGAAGGATTTATTTTTATCAATTTATCTGACGAACCGAAAAATTTCGATTCTGTTTTTGCCCCTTTAAAAGATCGCTTCAACCCATGGAATATCTCTGATTTGGTCGTGAAGGAAACAAAAGAATATATAGTTAAAGGTAACTGGAAACTGGTGATCCAAAATTATTGTGAATGCTACCACTGCCCCATTCTACACCCTGAACTAGCTGCTATTCACAATTATATGGGTGGCCAAAATGATCTTCACGAAGGTCCTTTCCTTGGCGGTTACATGGATTTTTATGATGATAAAGACAGTATCACCGCCAGCGGTGAAATGTGTTGCCCGCCTTTGGATGGTGTTAAAAATAAAAACTTAAACCGGGTTTATTATTATGCCATCTCCCCCAATATGCTATTGAGTCTTCATCCTGAATATGTTATGTATCATACGGTTTGGCCAGATGGCGTAGATAAATGCAAGGTTACCTGCTCATGGTTATTTGCAAAAGATGTGGTTGACTCCGGAAAATTTAATACAAAAGATGCCATCGATTTTTGGGATATGACCAATAAGCAAGACTGGTATATTTCTGAATTATCCCAATTGGGCATTCAGTCTAAAAAATATTCACCGGCACCTTATTCCGGTCAGGAGAGTTTATTGGCAGCGTTTGATAAATATTATTTGAGTGAACTAAACTCAGAAAATTAA
- a CDS encoding transporter: protein MELTWISVIPPLLAVILAFITRDAVVSLLVACFVGVLLLGEGIAGFPDFLIRALASKDFIWVTLLEFNIGILVAFFQRSGAIKLFTEKVGSWVRTRRQVGGLGWGLGITIFFSDYFSPLFVGPVMRTLTDKYKISREKLAYICDSTSAPMIVLIPFTGWAVYMVGLIVGIGPVADKTIAMDLYIQSIPFNFYSFLAIGMVGLLAMNLIPDFGPMKTAEDRAKNDGKVLRDGAIPMMGKELTSLEVSTTGKPNIFLNFILPIALVVGINLTSFIIFGKIAILQSYLTVCTLFAITMMIQKIDNLQGVMKTVMAGMKGVMPAVIILALAFCINTVSRELKTAEYVVELTEAWLLPNLLPMITFLLAGFISFSTGTSWGTYAIMIPIAMPLAFQFTGGEVNTLIYGTFAAIAGGGVFGDHCSPLSDTTVLSSLGSACDHIDHVKTQLPYTLIAGGIAMAFYLGLGFIG from the coding sequence ATGGAATTAACCTGGATATCTGTCATTCCGCCTTTATTGGCTGTGATCTTGGCCTTCATCACCCGAGATGCAGTTGTAAGCCTATTGGTAGCTTGCTTCGTAGGTGTGTTATTATTAGGAGAAGGGATTGCAGGTTTTCCTGATTTTCTCATTCGTGCTTTGGCTTCAAAAGATTTTATTTGGGTTACATTATTAGAATTTAATATTGGAATTCTTGTGGCTTTTTTCCAACGGTCCGGTGCTATCAAACTGTTTACAGAAAAAGTAGGTAGTTGGGTTCGCACCCGAAGGCAGGTAGGTGGTTTGGGCTGGGGATTAGGGATTACAATATTTTTCAGTGATTATTTTAGCCCATTGTTTGTTGGACCAGTTATGCGAACACTCACGGACAAATATAAAATATCACGGGAAAAATTGGCCTACATTTGTGATTCCACTTCTGCCCCAATGATTGTTCTCATTCCATTTACAGGGTGGGCGGTTTATATGGTAGGATTAATTGTGGGTATTGGGCCTGTGGCAGATAAAACAATTGCAATGGATCTTTATATACAGAGTATTCCTTTTAATTTTTATTCATTTTTAGCCATTGGCATGGTGGGTCTATTGGCTATGAATTTAATTCCTGATTTTGGTCCTATGAAAACGGCAGAAGATCGGGCAAAAAATGATGGGAAAGTTTTAAGGGATGGCGCCATACCCATGATGGGAAAAGAACTCACAAGCTTGGAAGTATCAACTACGGGAAAACCCAATATCTTTTTAAATTTCATTCTTCCAATTGCGCTGGTTGTGGGTATCAACCTGACAAGTTTTATTATTTTTGGGAAAATCGCTATTTTACAAAGCTATCTTACCGTGTGTACCCTTTTTGCTATCACCATGATGATCCAAAAAATAGATAATCTACAAGGGGTAATGAAAACGGTTATGGCAGGAATGAAGGGGGTTATGCCGGCTGTTATTATTCTAGCACTGGCATTCTGTATCAATACTGTTAGTCGCGAATTAAAAACAGCCGAGTATGTTGTTGAATTAACCGAGGCATGGCTACTGCCAAATTTGCTTCCCATGATTACTTTTCTTCTGGCAGGATTCATTAGTTTTTCTACCGGAACATCTTGGGGGACTTATGCCATCATGATTCCCATTGCCATGCCATTGGCGTTTCAATTTACCGGCGGTGAAGTAAATACTCTTATTTATGGTACCTTTGCCGCAATTGCTGGCGGTGGAGTATTTGGAGATCATTGCTCACCATTATCAGACACAACCGTCCTTTCATCTTTGGGGAGCGCCTGTGATCATATTGACCACGTAAAAACGCAATTACCATACACCTTAATTGCTGGCGGTATTGCAATGGCATTTTATCTTGGATTAGGATTTATAGGGTGA